ATTTTTCATAATTTTCATTTATATTAGTATTATTATATTCTTTTATATTGATTCTATATTTTTTTGATAACTCTTTTATTGCTTCCATATAAGAAATATTTTTAATTTTTGAATAAAAATTAATTGCATTTCCACCTGAACCACATACAAAACATTTACAAATCTTTTTTTCAGGATTAACATAAAAAGACGGATTTGTATCAGCATGAAAAGGGCATAATCCTCTATAACTTGAACCTACTTTTTTTAATTCAATAAATTCTCCAACTACTTCTTCTATTCTTAAATTATCTAGTAATTTATCTATATCATCCTGTTTAAAATACATAAATTCCTCCCTAAAATAAGAGTATAAAAGGGAATAAACCTTAAAATTAGTTTATTCCCTTAGCTTTAGAATAATTTTGACATATATTCTGCAACTTTATTATTTATATAATCACTTCTTACTTGTTCCTTTGACTTATCAAAGTTAGCTTCTTCTGGCTTTATTTCTTTAGTCTTTTGAAAAACAACTATTGTCGATTTATTAGGGTTAATTATTCCTACTTTATTTAATTCGGTATCAAATACTGCTTTTGCTATTTCTGGATCGTATATAAAATTTGGAATTATTCCATCAGGTGTAATACCTTTAGCATCAAAACTTTGAATTACATCTTCATCAATTTTATCATTTAAAGCTAAAGTTCCTGCCTCTATATCAGTCTTAATTTTATTTAATTTTTCAAGTTTATCAGACACAGTTTTATCAGATGGATAAGGAACTACTAAAATATGCTCAACTGCCCATTGTTGATTTTTATCATTTTCTTTTACATAAGCAATATGATATCCAAATTTTGTTTTTATGACTTTTTTAACTATTGAATTTGATGGAGCATCCTTTAGGGCTTCTTCAAATTCTTTAACCATTGCTTTTGTTCCAAATGTTCCTAAATCTTGATAAATTATATCTTGATTATTACCTAAAGTTTTAGCTTTTTCTGTAAAGTTTTCAGGTGTTAAATCAACTAGTAATTTTTCTGCCTTTTCTTTAGCTGCGTCATCGTCTTCTTTTGTAGATTTTATACTAATAAATATTAATTTTGCATCAGCAGTAGCTGGTATACTGTATTTAGTTTTATTTTCATTAAAGAATCTTTGTAATTCTTCATCAGTAGGTTTTACTTCATCTCTAGCTTTCTCTGCTAAGCCTACATAGTAATCTTGAAATTGAGACATGGTATCTAAATTTTCATCTACTTTAACTCCTTTTTCCTTTGCTATTTTTGAAATTTTAATTTGTCTACTTATCATTTCTTTAGCTTGTTTTTCAGCATCTTCCTTAGAAATTTTTTGCCCTAACATCACATTTGCAGTAGCTCTAGCTAAATCAAGGTTAGTTATTGTAAATCCATCTTCTTCATAAGCAGTTTTTTCAACTAAATTTTCATATTCAGGAGCTAAATCTTTTATTTGCATTTCTTTTCTAGCTTTTAATAAGGCTTCTCTAAATGCTTCTGCTCCTTTTTCTGATTTATATAAATTCACTGCTTCTTCTTTTTTATCAGTTGGGATTGAATATAAAGACATATAAGCATTTATTTCCTCATCAGTAGGATTTATATTTTTTGCAAATTCTTCTCTAGTTTTTTGCATTAATAAATTTTCTTCTATTTTATTTTTTAAAGAATCTTTTGTAAGTCCTTGAACTTGTAGCATTCTCCTAAATTGCTCTTTATCCCCCATAGATGACTCAAGTTCATCATATTGTTTATCAATTTCTGAACTAGGAACTTTTACTCTTAAATCTTTCGCAATATGTAAGGTTAAATTCTTATCTATAACATCATTAAAGGCAAGTATATCAACTATATCTTTATCCACTCTATCTGTATAAGTTCTTGAAAGCTCTTGTTTAGCTCTCTCTATCTCAATTTTTTGTATATAATCTTTATTTAAAAGCATAGCTTCTTGAGCTTTTTTATTAGCTCTACTTGTCTTATAACTTTCATATCCTCCATATGCTAAAGACAGTATAAAAACAACTGTTAGTATAATAATAAAAGGTTTCATCTGTTTACGAAATTTTCTTATTGACATTTTATATTTTCCCTCTCTTTTAATTATATTACTTTGTATCTAAACCATATTTTCTTATTTTTTCATATAGAGTTGTTCTACCTATACCTAGAATTTTAGAAGTTTCTTGTTTATTCCATCTAGTTTTTTGTAATGCAATAGCAATTACAACTCTTTCAACTTCTTCTAAACTATAAATTTCTTGTTCTAATATTTCTTTTAATGGTCCAACCCCCACAACCGTTTTATTTTCTACAATATCAGACTTTGTTTTTATTTCTAATGGTAATTGTTCTACATCTAAAATTTTATCCTTAGATAATAGTGCCATTCTTTCAATTAAATTTTTAAGTTCCATTATATTTCCTGGATAATAATATTCCATTAAGAATTTCATAGCTTCTCCTGAAATAACAGGTGTTTCTTTATGTAATATTCTAACTATTTTATTTAAGAAATAGTTAGCAAGTATAGGAATATCTTCTTTTCTTTCTCTTAAAGGTGGGACTTCAATAGTTAAAGCTGTCAATCTATGATATAAATCCTTTCTAAATTTTCCTTTTTCAGTTTCTTGTTTTAAATCTATATCAGTACCAACTAAAAATCTTACATTAGATTTTCTTACTTTTGTTCCTCCAACTCTTTTAAATTCTCCATATTCAATAGCTTTTAAAAATCTTGATTGAACTTTAATATCCATTTTTGCAATATCTTCAATATATATTGTTCCTCCATCAATTTCTTCTAAAAGTCCTCTTTTACTTGCCTTAGCTCCTAAAAAAGATCCTCTTTCATATCCAAATAGTTCTCTTTCAATCAATTCTCCTGGATATAATGCACAGCTAATTTGAGCATACTTTCCCTTATTTCTATCACTTTTCTTATGTATCTCTTTCGCTATAATATCTTTACCAGTTCCAGTTTCTCCAACTATTAAAACAGGCAAATCACTGTCAGCTATCTTTTCTATAAGATTTCTAACATCTTTAATTTTTGCTGATTGTCCTATTATATCTGTATCTTCTTCTAAAATACTTAGCTTTTCTTCTAATCTTTTATTTTCTTTAATTAATTCTAAACCATTTAATGAAGGCAAGATTATTGCATCTAAATCTTCAATTTTTATTGGTTTTAATAAATATGCAAAAATTCCAAATTTTTCTAATTCCTTTGTTGCTTCCTCATTAATTTCATCTACTAAGGCAACTGTTATAAAATCTTTTCCTATACTTGTTAATTTTTTCTTTGCTTCTCCTACCGAGATTCCTTCCAAAGCATTGTCTAATAGTATTAAATCAAAATCACTTTCTCTTACCATA
This genomic window from Fusobacterium simiae contains:
- a CDS encoding SurA N-terminal domain-containing protein is translated as MSIRKFRKQMKPFIIILTVVFILSLAYGGYESYKTSRANKKAQEAMLLNKDYIQKIEIERAKQELSRTYTDRVDKDIVDILAFNDVIDKNLTLHIAKDLRVKVPSSEIDKQYDELESSMGDKEQFRRMLQVQGLTKDSLKNKIEENLLMQKTREEFAKNINPTDEEINAYMSLYSIPTDKKEEAVNLYKSEKGAEAFREALLKARKEMQIKDLAPEYENLVEKTAYEEDGFTITNLDLARATANVMLGQKISKEDAEKQAKEMISRQIKISKIAKEKGVKVDENLDTMSQFQDYYVGLAEKARDEVKPTDEELQRFFNENKTKYSIPATADAKLIFISIKSTKEDDDAAKEKAEKLLVDLTPENFTEKAKTLGNNQDIIYQDLGTFGTKAMVKEFEEALKDAPSNSIVKKVIKTKFGYHIAYVKENDKNQQWAVEHILVVPYPSDKTVSDKLEKLNKIKTDIEAGTLALNDKIDEDVIQSFDAKGITPDGIIPNFIYDPEIAKAVFDTELNKVGIINPNKSTIVVFQKTKEIKPEEANFDKSKEQVRSDYINNKVAEYMSKLF
- a CDS encoding sigma-54-dependent transcriptional regulator, whose product is MKNAILAISEKKEILKQIRKELAEKYEVITFNNLLDAIDMVRESDFDLILLDNALEGISVGEAKKKLTSIGKDFITVALVDEINEEATKELEKFGIFAYLLKPIKIEDLDAIILPSLNGLELIKENKRLEEKLSILEEDTDIIGQSAKIKDVRNLIEKIADSDLPVLIVGETGTGKDIIAKEIHKKSDRNKGKYAQISCALYPGELIERELFGYERGSFLGAKASKRGLLEEIDGGTIYIEDIAKMDIKVQSRFLKAIEYGEFKRVGGTKVRKSNVRFLVGTDIDLKQETEKGKFRKDLYHRLTALTIEVPPLRERKEDIPILANYFLNKIVRILHKETPVISGEAMKFLMEYYYPGNIMELKNLIERMALLSKDKILDVEQLPLEIKTKSDIVENKTVVGVGPLKEILEQEIYSLEEVERVVIAIALQKTRWNKQETSKILGIGRTTLYEKIRKYGLDTK